CAGAGCGCCGGGTTGTGCAACTGGCGGTGGATTTGTTCTATCTCGGCCAAGACTTCCGGACTCAATACGGTTTCGAAGGCATTGATATTTTCTTCCAGTTGGGCCAGCGTGGTTGCGCCGATGATGGTGCTGGAAACGAACCAGCGTGAGTAGCACCAAGCCAGCGCCAGACGTGCCGGCGTCATGCCATGCGCGTGTGCCAGTGCGGCATAGCGGCGACTGGCTTCAAACACTTCGGCACGCAGGTAGCGCGGACTCCAGGTCGGTGGGAAGTGCGTCAAGCGGCCGGCAGCGACGGCATCGGCGGCGTATTTCCCACTCAATTGGCCGAAGGCGAGCGGACTGTAGGCCAACAAGCCGATGTTTTCGCGGTAGCAGCTTTCATCGAGCCCTTGTTCAAAGGCGCGGTTCACCATATTGTAAGCATTTTGAATCGATGCCGGTGCAGCGGCGTGCTGCAAGCTGGCTTGGCGGCTGAACTCGCCTATGCCCCAAGCGGTTTCATTGGAGACACCGTAGGCGCGGATCTTACCTTCTTTAATCAGGGCATCAAGCGTGGCGACGGTATCGGCGATGGCGCAATGCGCGCGTTCTTGCGTCGGGTCGAAGCGGGTTTGGCCGAAAATCGGCGCATTCCGGCTGGGCCAGTGTAATTGATAGAGATCGATGTAATCGGTTTGCAGGCGCTGCAGACTGGTGTCGAGTGCGGCGCGCAGATTGGCCGGGCTGAAATCATTGTTACCGTTACGTATCCAGCCCATGCCGCGCGAAGGGCCGGCGATTTTACTGGCTATCACCAACTGCTCACG
The sequence above is drawn from the Undibacterium sp. CCC3.4 genome and encodes:
- a CDS encoding aldo/keto reductase, which gives rise to MQSKQLGNSPLNVTPICLGTMTFGEQNTEAQAHEQLDYAVERGINFIDTAEMYPVMPRAETQGRTEQYLGTWLKKSGRREQLVIASKIAGPSRGMGWIRNGNNDFSPANLRAALDTSLQRLQTDYIDLYQLHWPSRNAPIFGQTRFDPTQERAHCAIADTVATLDALIKEGKIRAYGVSNETAWGIGEFSRQASLQHAAAPASIQNAYNMVNRAFEQGLDESCYRENIGLLAYSPLAFGQLSGKYAADAVAAGRLTHFPPTWSPRYLRAEVFEASRRYAALAHAHGMTPARLALAWCYSRWFVSSTIIGATTLAQLEENINAFETVLSPEVLAEIEQIHRQLHNPAL